Proteins from a genomic interval of Enterococcus faecium:
- a CDS encoding 2-hydroxymuconate tautomerase, producing the protein MPFVHVELVEGRSPEQLENMMKDITEAVHKNTQAPKEHIHVIINEMKKGTYGVNGEWKK; encoded by the coding sequence ATGCCATTCGTACATGTCGAATTAGTAGAAGGTCGCAGTCCGGAACAATTAGAAAATATGATGAAAGATATCACGGAAGCTGTTCATAAAAACACGCAGGCACCAAAAGAACACATCCATGTCATCATCAATGAGATGAAAAAAGGAACATACGGTGTAAATGGGGAATGGAAAAAATAA
- the thrS gene encoding threonine--tRNA ligase: MIKITFPDGAVKEFESGTTTLAIAESISKSLAKKALAGKVNGKLVDLTRPIEEDASIEIITPDHEDALGLVRHSAAHLMAQAMRRLYPNIHFGVGPAIDSGFYYDTDNGQNQVTAEDLPAIEAEMMKIVKENLPIERRVLSKQEALEIFASDPYKVELISELPEEEVITAYQQGEFIDLCRGPHVPSTGRIQVFKLLSVAGAYWRGNSNNQMMQRVYGTAFFDKKALKEYIRLREEAKERDHRKLGKELDLFMVSPEVGSGLPFWLPKGATIRRTIERYIVDKEVSLGYQHVYTPIMGDVELYKTSGHWDHYQEDMFPPMDMGDGEMLVLRPMNCPHHMMVYKNTIHSYRELPIRIAELGMMHRYEKSGALSGLQRVREMTLNDGHTFVRPDQIKDEFKRTLELMVAVYADFNITDYRFRLSYRDPNNTDKYFDDDAMWEKAQAMLKAAMDELELDYFEAEGEAAFYGPKLDVQVKTALGTEETLSTIQLDFLLPERFDLTYVGEDGENTHRPVVIHRGIVSTMERFVAYLTEVYKGAFPTWLAPIQATIIPVSVDAHGDYAYEIKERLQMKGLRVEVDDRNEKMGYKIRASQTQKIPYQLVVGDKELEDATVNVRRYGSKETAVEDLNIFIDAMEAEVKNYSREN; the protein is encoded by the coding sequence ATGATAAAAATTACTTTTCCAGATGGTGCAGTCAAAGAATTTGAGTCTGGAACAACAACATTGGCAATTGCTGAAAGCATTTCAAAAAGCTTAGCAAAAAAAGCTTTAGCTGGTAAAGTGAACGGAAAACTCGTTGATTTGACTCGTCCAATCGAGGAAGATGCAAGTATTGAGATCATCACACCAGACCATGAAGATGCACTTGGCTTAGTCCGTCATTCAGCAGCTCATTTGATGGCCCAAGCCATGCGTCGCCTCTATCCAAATATCCACTTTGGCGTTGGACCAGCTATCGATTCAGGGTTTTACTACGATACAGATAATGGACAAAACCAAGTAACTGCAGAAGATTTGCCGGCAATCGAAGCAGAAATGATGAAAATCGTCAAAGAAAATCTGCCGATCGAACGCCGTGTTCTTTCAAAACAGGAAGCATTAGAAATTTTTGCAAGTGATCCGTACAAAGTAGAACTGATTAGTGAATTGCCAGAAGAAGAAGTGATTACTGCTTATCAACAAGGCGAATTCATCGATTTGTGTCGTGGACCACATGTTCCATCCACTGGCCGTATACAAGTATTTAAATTATTATCAGTGGCAGGTGCTTATTGGCGTGGAAACTCAAACAATCAAATGATGCAACGTGTATACGGGACAGCCTTTTTTGACAAGAAAGCTTTGAAAGAATATATCCGTCTCCGTGAAGAAGCAAAAGAAAGAGACCATCGTAAACTAGGAAAAGAACTTGACTTATTCATGGTTTCCCCAGAAGTAGGTTCTGGTTTGCCATTCTGGCTTCCAAAAGGGGCAACAATCCGACGCACGATCGAACGTTATATCGTAGACAAAGAAGTTAGTCTAGGTTACCAACATGTATATACACCAATAATGGGAGATGTTGAGTTGTACAAAACATCTGGACATTGGGATCATTATCAAGAAGACATGTTCCCGCCAATGGATATGGGAGATGGCGAAATGCTTGTTCTTCGTCCAATGAACTGCCCTCATCACATGATGGTCTACAAAAACACGATCCATTCTTATCGTGAATTACCAATTCGTATCGCTGAATTAGGAATGATGCATCGCTATGAAAAATCAGGTGCTTTGTCAGGTTTACAACGTGTACGAGAAATGACGTTGAATGATGGTCATACATTTGTTCGTCCTGATCAAATCAAAGATGAATTTAAACGTACGCTTGAATTGATGGTGGCAGTATATGCTGACTTCAATATTACAGATTATCGTTTCCGCTTGAGCTATCGCGATCCAAACAATACAGATAAATATTTTGATGATGACGCAATGTGGGAAAAAGCCCAAGCAATGCTGAAAGCAGCTATGGATGAATTAGAACTAGATTACTTTGAAGCAGAAGGCGAGGCAGCCTTTTACGGACCAAAACTAGATGTTCAAGTCAAAACAGCTCTTGGTACAGAAGAAACATTATCAACTATACAATTAGACTTCTTATTGCCAGAGCGCTTTGATTTGACATATGTTGGAGAAGACGGGGAAAATACGCATCGTCCAGTAGTTATCCACCGCGGAATCGTTTCTACAATGGAACGTTTTGTTGCTTATTTAACAGAAGTATACAAAGGCGCTTTTCCAACATGGTTGGCACCTATACAAGCAACAATCATCCCTGTTTCTGTTGATGCACATGGCGATTATGCTTATGAAATCAAAGAACGTTTGCAAATGAAGGGGTTGCGTGTAGAAGTTGATGATCGTAATGAAAAAATGGGCTATAAGATACGTGCCTCTCAAACACAAAAGATCCCTTACCAATTGGTTGTTGGAGACAAGGAATTGGAAGATGCAACAGTGAACGTACGTCGTTATGGAAGTAAAGAAACAGCTGTAGAAGATTTGAATATCTTTATTGATGCTATGGAAGCAGAAGTCAAAAATTACAGCAGAGAAAACTAA
- a CDS encoding MurR/RpiR family transcriptional regulator: MSVISRIESMMEDYSSAEKKLANYIIGNIEKVPTMTANELAEASGLSAPTVVRFSKKIGFQSLTDFKITISTELQTGIDEGFSDIEANESFYSIKNKLGNNAQVAIKETVDILEEETIQKVVECLESAETVFLYGVGASSLVVKDILQKWSRVGKPIIFEKDIHVFLPQLVSNEKKKVLWLVSNSGRSADVVALAELAKSMNIEIIALTQFGNNPLSKIADVLVQTSRPKEITNRSAATNSLLAQFATIDIIFYFYMAKNEKLSEKVKKTREAIQEYFMDSK; encoded by the coding sequence ATGAGCGTAATTAGTCGTATTGAAAGTATGATGGAAGATTATTCTTCAGCAGAAAAAAAGTTGGCCAACTACATTATCGGTAATATTGAGAAGGTCCCTACAATGACAGCTAATGAATTAGCAGAAGCTTCCGGGTTGAGTGCGCCGACAGTTGTACGTTTTTCCAAAAAAATCGGTTTTCAAAGTCTGACGGACTTCAAAATCACGATTTCAACAGAACTACAGACTGGAATCGATGAAGGTTTTAGTGATATAGAAGCAAATGAGTCCTTTTACTCTATCAAAAACAAACTTGGTAACAATGCACAAGTAGCGATAAAAGAAACAGTAGATATTCTAGAAGAAGAAACGATCCAAAAAGTCGTAGAGTGTTTGGAATCGGCAGAGACTGTTTTTTTATATGGGGTTGGCGCCTCTTCTTTAGTAGTAAAAGATATTCTGCAAAAATGGTCTCGTGTCGGTAAGCCAATCATTTTTGAAAAAGATATCCACGTCTTTCTCCCGCAACTTGTCAGCAATGAGAAAAAGAAAGTGCTTTGGCTTGTTTCAAACTCAGGTAGAAGTGCAGATGTAGTCGCATTAGCCGAGCTGGCGAAAAGCATGAATATCGAAATCATTGCGTTGACGCAATTTGGAAATAACCCGCTTAGCAAGATAGCCGATGTACTCGTACAAACATCTAGACCAAAAGAAATCACGAATCGAAGTGCGGCAACTAATTCACTTTTGGCCCAATTTGCTACGATCGATATCATTTTTTATTTCTATATGGCTAAAAACGAAAAGCTTAGCGAAAAAGTGAAAAAAACACGAGAAGCAATCCAAGAATATTTTATGGATTCGAAATAA